AGTTGGCCATCGGACCGTACAACACCCCCGGAAGCGATGTTCGGCTGCAGAACCCAAGTCCCTCCTCTTTGCTGCGGAAACAGGTCTGCATTGAGGTCTCCTGGACGACTGTCTCCCAGTAGGTCCACTCCTCCCTCTACTCCAAAGTCCAGCCCCACATCCGACAGGAGAGCCACCGATTCGGTCTGGCCCCGGTCAGGTAATGTTACGTCTTGATCTAAGTCATCTGGCGCGAGTGACTCCGTAAAGGCGGACAATAAACCGTCAAAATCATCCAAGCTGGTCTCTGGTTCCGACCGGTCCTCCTCCACGGGCTGCTCTGCCGATTCTTCTTCTTCCTCCTCGGCCGCCTCCGCCATTGCAATCCCCTCCAGCATGATCAAATCCAGTGACCGATCTACCCGCTCGCGGCTGGGCACGGGAACCACATTACCGGCCAGAAAAAAGAACGCCACTAGTATGACAAATACGGCCATGGTGAGGGTGCGTCCGCGATTGTCTGTCTCTTCAGATAGTATATTCACCACTTCAGTTGCTTACAGTACATGTCCAGCCATTGAGTTCACACAGGTCAAGCATCGTGACCAACTGTTGTACGGTCGCCCGGCCTGCAGGAACGAGTACAAACACAGCACCTACACTGGTCTGCACAATCTCATGCAAACAAAGCTGCAATAGCCCCGGTTCGTCCAGTTCACAAAACGACTGTATACCGTTTTCTACCCGGAAATGTCCTCCCTCATTAAAATGGACGTTGAAGACGGCCAATTCCGACATTGACTCGGACGGTTCCTCCACATCTCCCGGCAGTGCTACATTGCTCCGGGGCGCAGTTTCTGTCAAAATCAAAAACCCCACCAAAAGTACAAAGCCAAGGTCAATAAACACCATTAAGTCCGTTCGTTCTTCCTTCATCTGCGTTTATTCGCACACCCTGGATGATATCTGTGCACTAGTTGTAGACGATTCAACTATCACGCAGCCGTCAATATCTAGAAACGTTCGAATCTCCGGCTGCTTATGAGCCACTAGCATCACCGGTTCACTCTCTGGAGGCTCAATACACTGCGACACCCCTGGCAAAAACCGCCACATGGCTTCATCAAAGCCCCAGAATGTGATCCGAACATCTTCGCCCTGCCGCGATATATATCCCTGAAAATCTCCATCCGAATAATAGCTCTGGATCGTCTGGATCATAGAACTGGCCAGTGCTTTTTTGGGATCAGATTCGTTTTCCGCCTCTTCACTCAACAGGTCAGCATATTCTCGGATCGTCACCAGGTTGTAGTCCGTGGACAACCCCTGCGTACTGAGTGCATCCGCCATTTGTCCCGACAGGTAAGCACCTAACTGAAACTGCTCTTCTGAAGGATAAAGCACCATCACATCATTCGATCCGAATCCATCGCGGGTAATGTCATAAAACAGCGCATGAGTAAAGTCCGGGTCCTCTGGAAGAATGAACTGCTCATCTAGCAGCTGCTGGATAAATCCCACATCAAGCATCTCCACGACCGGAAGAACCCGCTGGGTTACGTATCCATCTTGCCCAAGTGTAGGCATCCCTGTGAAAAGCGCCAGACTACTGAGCCAAAACATCCGCAAGAGTGGTCTGCATAAACTGGAAATCATGGATCTAAAAATCTGATGGAATATGAACATCGGAGGGTGACCTTTGATTTGGGGTAAGAGACTCAAATCGCAGAGTGAACCCATCCACATCCGTAGACTTGAGTGGAATGCGGACGCGACTGCGTGTGTAGACTAGTAGCTCAGATCGTCCAAGCTCATCGCCCGAGTCGTCAGAGACGATCACCTCGCCATAGAACGGGATTGTGGCAGTCTCTATCAAAATCACTACGGCTTCGTCTGCCGTGGACTCCACAGATGCCCGAAGCACGGCCGGACCCGGGCCAGGAATATAAACGCCAGGTGCCTGGAATGTAATACGGGCCGCTTGTACCGAGGTGGGCGATTGAGTTTGATCAATAAACTCACGGGACGTAACCGTGAAATTGAACTGCCCGGCATACCCGCGCGACTGCATCTGTGCATGATCAGGAATGGCATAATGCACCGGTTGGCTCTCTCCCGGAGACAACAGTATGATCCTCGGATACACTGTCACATGTGCAGAAAGATCTCCCTGTGAAACCTCTTGATCGGTCACCCCTACTGAGAACCTTTCCTCCCCCTGCGCCTCGCGGTATCCAAATTCGGTAGAAACCTCCACCTCCATTGGATAGATGGACGGGTTCGTGAGCTCAAACGTACCTGTCCGGTTTAGGTGATCCAGGATGGCCACCTGGGGCTGGATGCTGATGTGCTGCTCCCACCCTAAGGAGGCCATTGGAGATTGGGCAGCACGAAACCGGACACCATCCGGTCCCAAGAGAACCACCCGACGCTGCGGCTCTACCGTCAGTTCCACTGGAACCGTATGCAATTGATCCAGCCCGTTGACGGTCAACACGATCGAAACCCTTCCGGAATATACTCCCGGCTCAGCCTGTGCCAGTGCTATCGTCCCCCCAATACGTAACACATGACAATCACCTGGCTCCAGCAAGGTTTGCACGATCCGACTAGCCTGGGCATTAGCGGCGAACATAGTACAGGATGGCGAATAGGCAATGCGGGGCAGTAGTGCTAGTTCTCGGCCCGAGTCTACATGACGCAGTACCGCTGATTGGAGATGCTCTACAGAAACCGTTACACTGTCTCTGGCCTGGATCATCATCCGACCCACATTCGATTGCTCCATTTCATACACCATCCCCGAGAGTTGTTGCGTTGCCGGATCCATCGAAACCTCCCCGGCTGGGTGCGCTACTCCAAAATCCAACGCGGAACTACTGACTTCCAACTGCCCCTCCGGTTCCTCAGACGGGTCAAGTACGATGACATCCACCGATGCCTCGGCTGAGATTGCATGCTCTGCGGAGACTGTAACCGTGTAGGGATAGTTACGCGAATACGAGCGTTGACTCAAAGGTACATCGAACAATGGACTTCCTGTCGAAGAGTCCGACAGGCGTTCCGTTGGCATCCACTGCCATGCATACTCAAGCGCCAAATCTTGATCGTTGGTCACCGAACACATAATCCGTTGGGGAGGCATCCCGACTGTTACCACTACCTCCTCGGGGCAATCCAAAGAAAGCACTGGTCGTTTGAGGACGATGATCTCCACAGATTCCGATTCAGAAGCGTCGTAAAACGGCGCACTCACCTGGATGTTATATTTATAGGTCTCCTGTGCAGCAACAGACTCAGGGGGCTGAAAGATGGGTGGGGCACCGGCGGCACCGGCAATCAGGCGATCCTCGGGTCCCTCCTGAAGCTGCCATGTCCACTCGGGATCAGTCACGTCAACATTCGAAATAACACACTCCAGAGGGTAATCCGGATCCCCAGCATATAATTCAATCGGACTAGTGCATCCCAGTGCAAGTTTGCCCAGA
This portion of the Rhodothermaceae bacterium genome encodes:
- a CDS encoding DUF2125 domain-containing protein, whose protein sequence is MNILSEETDNRGRTLTMAVFVILVAFFFLAGNVVPVPSRERVDRSLDLIMLEGIAMAEAAEEEEEESAEQPVEEDRSEPETSLDDFDGLLSAFTESLAPDDLDQDVTLPDRGQTESVALLSDVGLDFGVEGGVDLLGDSRPGDLNADLFPQQRGGTWVLQPNIASGGVVRSDGQLSSGNGGPQADLTTRAERPERLVESLFGEQDGVSLSPKEIDRENAVVRWMQDRLNSLDRPIRAHFEQQPRDLTVNESVLIGGKIYHLQMMYSPITRTLHVAWIDGDDIYYFVDPALQYRINYFEEGVVERAPSTEVVLLETEELSAQSPQAVREFDIFLKWWRPQIEASENG